The Arthrobacter sp. OAP107 DNA segment GCACGTTCGAAGACCGTGGGGAACGGTTGCCACTTCTGCGGGTCAACGGCGGCATCCCAGTTGCCCAGCATGTTGACCACCTTGTCCTGGTCCGGATCCAGGACGTCATATCCCACCAGTCCGTGCTGGCCGGGAGCGAGGCCCGTGCCCAGACTGGCGAGCGACGCGGCGGTTGTGGACGGAAACGCGGAATCCAGCCACACGGGCACGGCCGCCTGCCCCTGCTGCAGGACGCCGCGGAGGAAGGGGGTGTGAGCCGTCTTCTGCTTGAGCAGGCCGCGTCCCAGCCCGTCGGCCAGGACCACGCACACGCGCTTGGCCTGTGGGAGGCCCAGGACGTTCTCGAAGCCCGGCACGCCGAGGCTGGCGGCCGCGCTGCCCAGCACCTCGGCCACGGAGCCGCGGCCGTAGGCCGGTGCGGCTGGCAGGCCGCTAACGGCGGGCCCGGGTTTCGTAGCAGTTCTTGCGGAGTCTGAAGAATCGTTTGGCTGTTCCTGCATCTCAGCGCTTGTGCCCGCGGCTGAGCCGGTTGGCAAAAACGCCCATGCGGGGACGCGGATGGGTGGCGGACGGCGCATGCCGCGCAGGCGCGGGCGATCCGGTGTTCACCGCGCGCAGGGCACGGGCGAAAAGCTTGGCATCCTGGACCGCCTGCAGACCGTCCGCTTCGGCGCTGATCCGCAGGACGATGTCCTCCTGGGCGATCGTGCCGCTGTAGCCGTGGTCCGCCTCGCACTGCGGGTCGCCGCAGCTTGCCGGCCCCATGTCCAGGCGCTGGCCGCCGGACCAGGCAATGGAGAGGGTGACCTCGCGGACCGGGTCCGAGGGCTTGTAGTTTTGCGGCTGGGCGTACATGTAGCTCAGGACCACCGAACGGATCTGCGCGACGGGAACGGATTCGGTGGAGATCTGCGCCACGATCTGTTCGCCGGCCTCGTCGAGCTGCTGGTCGTCCACATGCGTGATCACCAGCATGTCCTCGGTGAGGACCAGGACGGTGATGTGCCGGCGGACCTCGGCGCGGTCGAAGTGCGTCTCGAGGTGGACCAGGTGTGCGAGGCAGTCCCGGCCGTCCAGGGCGTCGTCCACCACGTCGGCCACCAGCAGCGGGTAAAAGCCGGCCTGCTGCAGGGCGCCTTCGAGGCTCTGGCCCTGCACGCTGTGGTTGTGCGAGCTGTGGTGGAAGGCCTGCGGGCTGTGGTCGGGCGCTTGAGGCTTCGAGGTGGGAGGCTGGGAGCTCATTTCCCCATTTTCACAGATCGGTGTGGCACACGCTAACCAATAGGCCGGCATCGCCTGCCATGCCGCTGCGCCCGGAGCCTAGCTCCGCATGGCCCGCCGCGCGCTGTCGGTGCGCTGCGCCGCGTTCCCGATCCGCACATCAGCCGCGAGGATAAACGCCCCCTGCGGCGTGGCGAGGACCGGGTTGAACTCCACCAGGGCGATCTCCGGGTGCGCGTCCTTGAGCCGTGCCAGCCGCGCGGCCACGTCCTCGAGGGCAGAAACATCGACGGCGGGCAGCCCCTGGTAGCCGAACAGCTTCCGCGACGCGCGCGGGCTGCGGATGAGGTCGCGAAGGTCCGCGCCGGAGAGCGGCGGCGCCCGGTGCGCCCAGTCGTCCAGCAGGTTGACGGCGTCGCCGGCCAGTCCGAAGGACACGACGGGTCCCAGCAGGGGGTCCTCAATGGCGCGCAGGGTGCAGGCCTGGCCCACCGGGGCCATGGTCTGGACCTCCAGCGAGGCAAAGCCGTAGGGCTCCAGCGCCCGGCGCATCTGGCGGATGTTCAGCCGGAGGGAATCCGCGTCCTGGATGTCCAGCCGCACCCCGCCGAGGTCCAGCCGGTGCCGCAGCGTCGGATCGGTGGTCTTCAGGGCCACCGGCCAGCCCAGCCTGCCGGCTGCCGCCACGGCTTGCTCCTCTGTGTCGAAGCCTTCCGAGGGCATGACCCTGATTCCGTAGTGCGCCAGCAGCCGCGCTGCGTCTTCGGGCTCGAGCTGCTTGAGCTGCTCGCCGCGGACGTCGGCCAGCAGGTTTTCGAGGTCGGCGTGTGCGGCGTCGGGGTCGCACCCGTCGGGATCCAGGAAGAGGCCCTGGTCCCGTTCCGCCCACTCGGCGTACCGCACCACGGCGGACAGTGCGGCGACGGCCGCCCCGGGGTTCGAGTAGCAGGGCACCGGGGCCGCGCCGGGGCCCTCCCCCACCATGCCTTCCACGTAGACCGACGGATCGAGGATGCCGGTGAAGGCCGCCACCACCGGTTTCCCGGCAGCGGCGGAGGCTTCTGCGAGCGCCCCGGCAATCTTCTCCACGGTCAGTCCGCGGGCCGGAAGGAAGGCAACCACGGCCGCGTGGACCGCCTCCTTGGCCAGCACCTCGCGGAGCCGCTCCCGCAGGGCCGGCAGGGCACGGGACAGGCCGGCGTCCAGGTCCAGCCCGGTCACGAGTTCCTCAACGCCCAGGCCGTGCGACACGGCGCTGTCAGCCACCACCTTCCCCATCGCCCCGGAGTTGCTGAAAACCGCCACGCCGGCACCCTTGGGAAGCGGCTGGGCGGACACTATCTGGGCCACGTCCATAAGCTCTTCGATGGTCTCCACCCGGATGACGCCGGACTGGCGCATCATCGAGTCCAGCGCATCAGCAGGAGCCTGGGTGGTGCGCACGGCATGCCCGGGCGGCAGCTGCAGGCCCATGGTGGTGGACTTCGCCACGATTACCGGCTTGGTCCGCGCGAGCCGCCGGGCGATGCGCGAGAATTTACGCGGGTTGCCGATCGACTCCAGATACAGGCCCACGGCGGTGGTGCCGGCGTCGTCCTCCCAGAACTGCATCATGTCGTTGCCGGACACGTCGGCCCGGTTCCCAGCCGACAGGAAGGTGGAGATGCCGGCGCAGCGCCGGCTGGACGCCGCATACAGCGCCACCCCGATCGCCGCGGACTGGCTGAACAGCCCCAGGCCGCCGGCGCGGGCCAGGCTGGGCGCCATGGAGGCGTTCAGCGACACCGCGGCGTTGGTGTTCACGATGCCCAGCGAGGCCGGGCCGATGACGCGCATCCCGTTGGCCCGCGCCTGCCGCACCAGCTCGCGCTGCCGGGCGAGGCCGCGCTCCCCGTCCTCGGTGAATCCGGCCGACGCCACCAGGACGCCCTTCACGCCGGCGGCCGCGCACTCATCCACCACCTTGGGGACTTCCTCGTAAGGCACCGCCACAATAGCCAGCTGCACCGGCCCGGGCACCTCGGACAGCTTGCCGAAGGACAGCATGCCGGCCAGCTCAAAGGCTTCGGGGTTGATGGCATAGACGGGACCGGTGAAGCCGCCTTCGATGATGTGTTCCAGCAGCTGGTACCCCACCGTCCCCCACCGCCGGCTCGCGCCGATCACCGCCACCGACGACGGCGCCAGCAGGTCCTGCACGCTCCTCGCCTCCGCGCGGTGCTCCCGGGCTTCCATCACCGCACGCGATTTGTCCGTGGGGTCGATGTTGAACTCAAGGCTCACCACGCCGTCGTCGAAATGGCGTTTGACATCGTACCCGGCGTCGGAGAAGACCATGAGCATCTTGCGGTTCTCGGGCAGGACCTCGGCGCTGAACCTGCGGATCCCGTTTTCGCGGGCGGCCGCCGCGAGGTGCTCCAGCAGGATCGAGCCGATGCCGCGGCCCTGGTGCGCGTCGGCGATGTTGAAGGCCACCTCGGCTTCGGCGGGATCGTCCAGCCGGTCGTAACGGCCGATGCCGATGATGTCTCCGCCGATGGTGATCACGAAGGCGACCCGGTCCCGGTAGTCCACCTCGGTGAAACGCTTGAGTTCGCGGCTGGAGAGCCGCTCCTTGAAGGCGAAGAACCGCATGTAGATGGAGTCCTGCGACTGCCGGGTGTGGAAGGTCTGCACGGCGTCCGCGTCGGCGGGATGGATGGGCCGCAAATGCGCTGTGCCGCCGTCCCGCAGAACGACATCGGCCTCCCAATATTCCGGATATTCGCCGTCCCCGGGCTGATCCACCATAGGCTTAGCCTAGCCAAACCTCCCGAAGTGCACCCCAAAAAGGATCCACCAGCCCCATGGCACGCCGCCAAACACGCACCCCCGCAGGGGAAACAGTCCAGGACTACACCGAAAACATCGTTGACATCGACGTGACTTCCGAGATGGAAGGCTCCTTCCTGGAGTACGCGTACTCGGTCATCTACTCCCGGGCCCTGCCCGACGCCCGCGACGGCCTGAAGCCCGTCCAGCGCCGCATCCTCTACATGATGAGCGACATGGGCCTCCGCCCGGACCGGGGCCACGTCAAGAGCGCCCGTGTGGTGGGCGAGGTCATGGGCAAGCTTCACCCGCACGGCGACACCGCCATCTACGACGCCATGGTGCGCATGGCCCAGGACTTCTCGCTCCGGCTCCCCCTGATCGACGGCCATGGCAACTTCGGCTCCCTCGACGACGGCCCGGCGGCACCGCGGTACACCGAGGCCCGCCTGGCGGCGGCTGCACTCAGCATGACGGACCACCTCGACGAGAACGTGGTGGACTTCGTCCCCAACTACGACAACCAGCTCACCCAGCCGGAGGTCCTCCCGGCGGCGTTCCCCAACCTGCTGGTCAACGGCACCACCGGCATCGCGGTGGGCATGGCCACGAACATGGCGCCGCACAACCTGGTGGAAGTCATCGCAGCCGCCCGGCACCTCATCGCCAACCCGGACGCCACGCTGGAAGACATCATGCGTTTTGTCCCCGGCCCCGACCTGCCCACCGGCGGGCGCATCGTGGGCCTGGACGGCATCCGGGACGCCTACGCCACGGGCCGCGGCTCCTTCAAGACCCGCGCCAAGGTGGAGGCGGAGCAGCTCTCCGCCCGCCGGACCGGCCTCGTGGTCACCGAGCTGCCGTACATGGTGGGCCCGGAAAAGGTGATCGAGAAGATCAAGGACGCCGTCAACAGCAAGAAGCTGGCTGGCATCAGCGACGTCGTGGACCTGACCGACCGCAAGCACGGCCTGCGGCTGGTCATCGAGCTGAAGAACGGCTTCAACCCGAACGCCGTGCTCCAGCAGCTCTACCGCTACTCGCCGATGGAGGATTCCTTCGGCATCAACAACGTCACCCTCGTCGAGGGGCAGCCGCAGACGCTGGGCCTGCTGCAGCTGCTCACCGTTTATGTGGACCACCGCATCTCGGTGGTGCGTCGCCGGACCGTGTTCCGGCTTGGCAAGAAGAAGGACCGCCTCCACCTGGTGGAAGGCCTGCTCGTCGCCATCGTGGACATCGACGAGGTCATCCAGATCATCCGGTCCTCGGACGAGGCCTCCGCGGCCCGCGAGCGGCTGATGTCCATCTACGACCTCTCCGAGATCCAGGCCAACTACATCCTCGAGCTCCGGCTCCGCCAGCTGACCAAGTACAGCAGGATCGAGCTGGAGAAGGAGCAGGACGAGCTCCGCAAGGAGATCGCCGAACTGGAGGCCATCCTCGAATCCGATCAGCTGCTGCGGGAGCTGGTGTCCGGCGAACTCGGCGAGATCGCGGAGAAGTACGGCACACCGCGGCGGACGGTGCTGCTGGAATCCGAGGCCGTGGCCCCGACGGTGGCCAGCGCCGCCGGAGTCGAGGGCAAGGCAGGGGTCAAGGGCAAGCCCGCGCCGCTGGCCCTCGAGATTGCCGACGACCCATGCTGGGCGATCCTCACAGCCTCCGGCCAGATTGCCCGGACCACCAACCAGGACAGCCTGGCCGAGACAGGGCCGCGCTCCAAGCACGACGTGATCCGCTCGGTGATCAAGACGTCGGCGCGGGGCGAGATTGCCGCCGTCACCTCCCAGGGGCGCATGCTCCGGATCCAAGTGATGGACATGCCCGTCCTCCCGCCGGTCTCCGGGCTGCCGAACCTGGCCGGCGGCGTTCCGGCCACGGACTTCATCACACTCCTTAAGGGCGAGTCCCTCGTGGCGTTCGCTCCGCTCGACGAGGTGCTCGCGATCGGCACGGCCCAGGGCGTGGTCAAACGGGTACAGCCCGACTACCCCCTGAACCGCGAGGACTGGGACGTGATCACGCTGAAGGACAAGGACACCGTGGTGGGTGTGGCGCCGGCAGGGTCCGAGGACGCCGACCTGGTGTTCCTGACGCGGCAGGCACAGCTGCTGCGCTTCAGCGCCGCCGGTGTCCGGCCGCAGGGCCGCACCGCAGGTGGCATGGCAGGCATCAAGCTCGCCGCCGGCGATCAGGTGGTGTTCTTCGGCGCGGTCGCCCCCGGCGACGAGGCCGCCGTCGTCGTTACCATTTCCGGCACGGAAGGTGCCCTGCCGGGCACCGCCCCCGGGGCCGCCAAAGTGACGGCCTTCGCCGAATACCCGGCCAAGGGGCGGGCCACCGCCGGGGTCCGGGCGCACAGGTTCCTGAAGGGCGAGGACACGCTGCTGCTGGCGTGGGCCGGCCATGGTCCGGCCAAGGCGTCGTCGTCGGCAGGGGTGGCCCGCTCGCTGCCCCAGGAGCACGGCCGGCGCGACGGTTCGGGCATTCCGCTCTCGCAGGCGGTGGACGTGATCGGCCCGAGCATGGCCTGGCCGGAATCCGCCTAGACTACTGCCATGCCTATCGTTCCGGATGAAAAGGACTGGACCTGGGTCCTGTCCCGCCCCTGCACCCAGTGCGGCTTCGACGCGTCAGCCGTCACGCCGTCAACGGTTCCCGGCAGCGTCGAAAACATGCTGCCCCGATGGCGGGCCGTGCTCCGGCGGCCCGACGCGACCGAGCGGCCGGACAGCAGCACCTGGTCCGCGCTGGAGTACGCCTGCCATGTCCGGGACGTGTTCAGCCTCTTCGACCGGCGCCTCAACCTGATGCTCACCGAGGACGACGCGAAGTTCGAGAACTGGGACCAGGACCAGACGGCGGTTGACAGCGACTACGCTAACGCCGACCCCGCCGTGGTGAGCGCCGAGCTCACTACGGAGGGCGAACAGGTGGCAGCCTCCTTCGCCAGGGTGCAGGAGTCGCAGTGGGGCCGGACCGGGCTGCGCAGCAACGGCTCGGAGTTCACTGTCCTGACGCTCGCGCAGTATTTCCTTCACGACGTCGTCCACCACCTGGCGGACGTGGACGGCTGACGTCTCACCTCCGCCGCGGCTACTACAGGACCTTGTCCCAGGCCCGGCTCGTGTTGACCGGGGCGTAGCCCATCTTGCGGTACAGCGCCATGGCGCCGGTGGGGTTCTCGGAGTCCACATCCAATGACGCCTTGTCCATGCCCGCGGCGGCGAAACGCCGCATGGCATCGGCGAGGAGCGCCTGCGCGATGCCGCGCCCGCGGAATTCCCGGCGGACGCCCAGCAGGTCCGTGTAGCCCTCGGTGAACCCGCGGGTCACGGCGGTCTCCGGATCGTGGCTGGCCAGCTGGTAACCGACCACCTCACCTGTGCTGATCGCCAACACGACGGCGCTAAGATCCGGCCGGGCCAGGGGGTCGTTGACCACGAACCCCCAGGCCTCCTCATCCCTCGGTTCGCTGCCCCAGTGGTCGGCGAAGACCTGGTTATGGGCCAGGCGCACGGCTTCGCTCAGGCCGGATTCCATCGGCACCAGTTCCAGGCCATGGTCGAGGGGTGCCTCGGGCAGCGGAGCGGACAGCGGGCGGTGCATCTCGTTGTAGTAGCGGACCACCTGATACCCGGACTCCTCCAATAGGGCGCACTGGTGCTGCTGCTTCTGCTCAATGAAGATCCGCAGCCGTGGGACGGGCGCTGCACGGTCCGGGCTTTCGCTGCCTGAACCGCTGCCTGAACCCCTGCCTGAACCCGCACCGGAATCCTCCGCGAACCGCTGCCGGGTCCGCGCCTCCAGCCAGGACAGGAGGGCTGAGCCCACTCCGCGGCGCTGCCACTGCGGGTCCACGGCACAGAAGCCGTGCGCCTTTGCCCCGTCCCTGTTCTTGGTGAGACGGGCGTACCCCCGGGGAACGCCGTCGGCATCCAGACCAAGCACGGTGTTGGACCCCACCGGGTTGTTCTTGGACTCCATGATCTGTTCCAGGTCCGCCCGCCGCTCGAACCACACCGGCCGCTCAGCGGCAGCGGTCCGGGCGATCAGCGCGGCCCAGGAGTCGAGGTCCCCTTCCCCTATGGGCCGCCACCGCAGGTCCGGAAAGTCCACCGCCGGCGCATGATTGTGCGTCATGGCAACAGGCTAGCCGTCCGGTAGATCGGCAGGAAGCCGTACGCTGGCCATGACCGGGTGCGTTTCCAGACCTAGAAAGGCCGCTGATGCTCATTCTCTTCGGATTCAAGACGGTTCAGAAACTGCTGCCGGGCAGGTCGGCGACCTGCCAGTATTGCCGTGTGTTCGCCCATCAGCACGTTGAGGAGCGTGCCACCAGGTTCACGCTGTTCTTCGTTCCTGTCTTCACGACCTCCCGCTCCTACCGGATCACCTGCTCGAACTGCGGCGCCTCGTCGGTGGTCAACGGCCGCCAGAAGCGCGCGCTCGTGGGCTAGGCCGGTGCACCGGGGCTGATCCTGCCGCCCGAAGAGGCTTTCCGGCCCTCGGTTCAGGCCAGTCCCATGGTCAAATAGGAGGGTTAGACCGGCTGTCCGAGTCCGACCGCGGCCTCGGCCATAGGGAAGGAAGCAGATGAGCGATCACGAGGAACGTCCCCCGATCCCCACACCTGGAAGCGCCCAGGGCCTGGACCGAAAGGTTGCCGACGGGTGCCCGGTCGCCCATGACAGCGTGACGTCGCACGGCAGCGAAAGCGAAAATCCGGCGATCGACTCGCCGCAGCCCAAGGCGCACCGGCCGCGGAGCGTCACGGACTGGTGGCCAAACCAGCTCGACCTCTCCGTGCTTCATGCCAACCATCCGGCGGGCAACCCGCTCAGTCCCGGGTTCAGTTACCGCGAGGAGTTCCAGAAGCTCGACGTCGAGGCGCTCAAGCAGGACATCGTACAGGTCCTGACCACGTCCCAGGACTGGTGGCCCGCGGATTTCGGCCACTATGGCGGCCTGATGATCCGGTTGAGCTGGCATGCCGCCGGTACCTACCGTGTCCACGACGGCCGCGGCGGTGCGGGCGACGGCACCCAGCGGTTCGCGCCGCTCAACAGCTGGCCGGACAACGCAAACCTGGACAAGGCCCGGCGACTGCTGTGGCCCGTGAAGCAGAAGTACGGCCAAAAGCTCTCCTGGGCGGACCTGATCGTCCTCGCCGGCAACGTCGCCCTTGAGTCGATGGGATTCACGACTTTCGGCTTCGCCTTTGGCCGCGAGGACGTGTGGGAGCCCGAGGAGATCTTCTGGGGTCCGGAGGACACATGGCTCGGCGATGAGCGCTACATCGGCGAGGGCCGGATGGCCGAGGAGGTCGGCTCCACGGAGATGGGCCTGATCTACGTCAATCCCGAGGGACCCATGGGGAATCCTGATCCCAAGCTCGCCGCAGCATTCATCCGGGAGACCTTCAAGCGGATGGCGATGAACGATGAGGAAACCGTGGCCCTGATCGCCGGCGGCCACACGTTCGGCAAGACCCACGGCGCCAGTGACGCCGATGCTCACGTCGGCCCCGAGCCGGAGGCGGCGAACCTTGAGGCACAGGGCCTGGGCTGGCTGAGCACCTACGGGAGCGGCAAAGGGCCGGACACGATCACCTCTGGCCTCGAGGTGACCTGGACGGACCGGCCCACGGAGTGGACCAACCGCTTCTTCGAGATCCTGTTCGAACACGAGTGGGAGCTCGTCAAGAGTCCCGCCGGCGCCCATCAGTGGGTCGCCAAAGATGCCCCCGAGAACATCCCGGATGCCCACGACCCGGACAGGAAACACCGTCCGACGATGCTCACCACGGACCTCTCTCTGCGCTTCGACCCTGCCTATGAGAAGATCTCACGGCGTTTCCTGGAAAATCCGGACGAGTTCGCGCTCGCTTTCGCCAAGGCCTGGTACAAGCTGCTGCACCGCGACATGGGTCCCGTCGGCCCCCACCTGCTCGGCCCGTGGGTCCCCGAACCGCAGCTCTGGCAAGACCCCATTCCCGCAGCCGAGCACGGGCTGATCGACGAGCAGGACATCGCCTCGCTCAAGGAACAGCTCCTTGACTCAGGCCTGTCCGTCTCGCAGTTGGCCAGCACGGCGTGGGCCGCGGCCTCCACGTTCCGCAAGACGGACAGACGCGGCGGAGCCAACGGGGCACGGATCCGGCTGGAGCCCCAGCGCGGCTGGGAGGTCAACGAGCCTGAGCAGCTGGCGACTGCGCTGCAGGCGATCGAGACGGTGCAACAGCAGTTCCACTCTGCCCAGAACGGGGACAGGAAGGTATCCCTGGCGGACCTGATCGTCCTCGGCGGCTGCGCGGCCGTGGAGAAGGCGGCAAAGGATGCCGGCTTCACCGTAACCGTGCCCTTCAGGCCCGGCCGCACTGACGCAGCACAGGAGCAGACCGACGTCGAGTCTTTCGAGTACCTGCAGCCCCGCGCAGACGGGTTCCGTAATTATGTGCGCGCCGGCGGCAAGCTCCAGCCGGAGACGCTCCTGCTCGACAAAGCGTACCTGCTGGGCCTCTCCGCGCCGGAGATGACGGCGCTCGTCGGCGGCATGCGTGCCCTGGGCACCAACGTCGGCGGTTCCTCCCACGGCGTCCTGACCGACAGCCCGCAGGTCCTGACGAACGACTTCTTCGTCAACCTGCTCTCCCCCGGCACCCGGTGGAAGGCATCGGAGGATGAAGAGAACGTCTACGAGATCAGCGACGTCGCCACCGGTGAACTGAAGTGGACCGCCACACCCGTCGACCTGGTGTTCGGATCCAACTCCCAGCTCCGGGCGCTGGCCGAGGTCTACGCCAGCGACGACGCCAAAGAGAAGTTTGTCAATGACTTCGTGGCGGCCTGGGTGAAGGTCATGGAACTCGACCGCTTCGACCTGCGCTGACCGGAGAACCTGGACTGGCCGGGGCATCCGGGCCGGCGCTGCTGCGGCCGGCCCGGATGCTACACCGGCCGGCCGGACGCCATCACGGCAGCTGCGACGGGCAGCTGTTCGGGCCGGTGTTCGGGCCCAAGGTCCAGGATCGTATCGTCGGGGCTGATGTCGGCCGGGTTGTGGGTCACCAGCACCACGGTCCGCGACGCGAGTCCGGCGCGCAGGTCGGCGATCAGCGCCCGGCCTGATTCGGCGTCGAGGTGGGCCGTGGGCTCGTCCAGGAGGATCACATCGGCCTGCGTCATGAGGGTGCGCGCTACTGCGAGCCGCTGCCGCTCACCACCGCTGAGGAACGCTCCGCCGGGTCCGATTCGGGTATCCAGGCCATCTTCCAGCCGTGCCAGCAGGGGCGTCAGGCCAACCGCGGTCAGTGCTTCCCGCATCGCCTGCTCGGTCTCTGCTGACTGCCCGGCGCCGGGTTCCTGCCGCGGGCTGCCGAGCAGCAGGTTGCCGCGGACGGTCGAATCGAAGAGGTGGGCCTCCTGCGGGCACCACGCCGCGGTGCCCGTCACCGCGATGCGGCCTGCCCGGGCAGGAAGGAAGCCCAGCATCACTGCCAGCAGCGTGGACTTGCCTGCACCAGACTGTCCGGTGACCGCCAGCCAGCGCCCGGGCTCAGCCACGGCCGACAGACCGCTGAAGACGGTAGCGCCCCCTGGCCATGCGGCCGACAGCCCGTCCATTTCGACGCCCGGCTGCCCGAGCTCCCGGAAGTCCGGCCGGGAAGGCTGCCCGGAATCCTTGCCATAAGCGGGTTCCTTGTCGTCGCCGCTGCACAATCCGCCCGGGTCCAGGACGCCGGACTCACCGATGCGGCGCAGGACCGCACGCAGCGCCGGAAACTGCCGGACCGCCGTCGTCATGGCCCCAAAGGGTTCGGCGAGCGCCAGCTGCAGAAGGACCACGACGCCGACGGTGGTCGCCGGAAGCGATCCGGCCTGCACCTGTGGAGCGGCCAGCACGGCACTGTAGAGGGCGGCGGCGCCGCAGGCGGCCACGGTGAGTGCCTGGCCGAGCCCTTCAGCCCAGGCCGAACGCCGTGCCGCGCCGGTGGCGTCACGGTCCAGAGCACGGATGCCATCCAGAACCGGGTCCTTGGCTCCGTTCGCGTGCAGATCCGCCCTGGCGTCGAGGGCCGCGGCGACCTGCCGGAGGACCCCGGACCGCAGCCGCTGCTCGGCCTGTGCCGACATCCGGTCGGCGAGCAGGGCCGCGGCGGGCGCCGCCAGCAGGCTTACCAGGGCTGCGGCGAGCAATGCCGGCAGTGCCGCCGGAAGCAGCCAAGCCACCGTACCGGCAGCAGCCGCGGCCACCGCCACCGCGGTAACCGGCGGCAGCACCACCCGCGGGAGCAGGTCCCGGACGGTGTCAACATCCTCGATGACGGCGCCCAGCACATTGCCGCCCTGCAGCAGCCGGCGCAGGGACAACGCCCGCTGGCTCAGGGACGCCCAGAGGCCGCCGCGGAGCTTCGTCAGGGAGGCAAACACAGCTTCGTGCAGGAGGAGCCGTTCCCAGTAGCGCAGAACGGCGCGGCCGATGCCGAAGAACCGGACGCCCACGATGGCTGTCAGGAGGTACATGATGGGCGGCTGCTCGCTGGCGCGCAGGATGAGCCATCCGGACAATCCGGAAAGCGCGACGGCGAAGAGCGCAGCAAGGGCGCCGACGAACCCTGAAGCGGCGAACCGTCCGCGGACGGGCGCCAGCAGCCGGGCGAGCATCCCGGCGGTGCGGCCTGGGCCGGCCTGGGCCTCGTCCGATGTGCCGCCGGCCGTCGCGCCGGGAACGGCAGCGCTGGCCGAAGCGGGGACATCGGCGGAACTTCCAGTGCTTGACTCTACAGAGGCCGAAGGTACTCCAGCGGCCACAGCTCCGCGTCCGGACAGCGGCACGGTCCTGTCAGCGAGTTCCCTCGTCTGGCGGTCGTGGGCCACCAGGATGACGGTGGCGCGGCCCCGCAGCGATCGGATTGCCTCGTGAACCCGGTTCGCCGAGTCCCGGTCGAGGTGGGCGGTGGGCTCGTCCAGGAGCAACACCGTGGCGCCGGCCTCGATACGGGCCAGGCCGCGGGCAAGGGCAACCCGGCGTAACTCGCCCGGGCTCAGTTCGGCCGGATGCTTGTCCGCCAGATGGTCTGCGCCGACGGCCGCCAGGCATCGCCGCACTCCCCCGGCATATACTTCATCGACCCCGGAAGCTGCACTACTGGCTGCTTCGGCACGGATCACCGCACTGCCCGCAGTCAGGTACAGCAGCACCTCCCCGCGCACGGTGTCCGCCACCATCACGGGGTGCTGCGGGACCCAGGCCACATCGCCCGCCGCGAATCCCTGAAGAGTTCCGGATACAGCGGTGCCGGCGCCGGTTCCGAGCGTGCCGGCGAGAACTCCCAGCACGGTGCTCTTGCCCGCCCCGCTGGGACCATCCAGCGCTGTGACCAGTCCGGCCGGCGCCGAAAAGCTGAGAGGGCCGACGGCGGGACCCTGCCTTCCCGGATAACTCACGGTCAGGTCGCGGACAGTCACGCCTGGGGGCTGTTCACCATCCGAAGCCGGATCCGGCACGAGCCGCCGGGGCTCCGGCGCCTCCAGCACCGCCGTCGTTTCGGCAAGTGCTGCCCGGCCGTCGTCGCTCGCGTGGTGGGCGGTTCCCAGCTCACGGAGCGGAAGGTAGCAGTCGGGGGCGAGGATGAGCGCCAGCAGCCCGGCCTCCAGCGCCAT contains these protein-coding regions:
- a CDS encoding zinc-ribbon domain-containing protein, with protein sequence MLILFGFKTVQKLLPGRSATCQYCRVFAHQHVEERATRFTLFFVPVFTTSRSYRITCSNCGASSVVNGRQKRALVG
- the katG gene encoding catalase/peroxidase HPI, which encodes MSDHEERPPIPTPGSAQGLDRKVADGCPVAHDSVTSHGSESENPAIDSPQPKAHRPRSVTDWWPNQLDLSVLHANHPAGNPLSPGFSYREEFQKLDVEALKQDIVQVLTTSQDWWPADFGHYGGLMIRLSWHAAGTYRVHDGRGGAGDGTQRFAPLNSWPDNANLDKARRLLWPVKQKYGQKLSWADLIVLAGNVALESMGFTTFGFAFGREDVWEPEEIFWGPEDTWLGDERYIGEGRMAEEVGSTEMGLIYVNPEGPMGNPDPKLAAAFIRETFKRMAMNDEETVALIAGGHTFGKTHGASDADAHVGPEPEAANLEAQGLGWLSTYGSGKGPDTITSGLEVTWTDRPTEWTNRFFEILFEHEWELVKSPAGAHQWVAKDAPENIPDAHDPDRKHRPTMLTTDLSLRFDPAYEKISRRFLENPDEFALAFAKAWYKLLHRDMGPVGPHLLGPWVPEPQLWQDPIPAAEHGLIDEQDIASLKEQLLDSGLSVSQLASTAWAAASTFRKTDRRGGANGARIRLEPQRGWEVNEPEQLATALQAIETVQQQFHSAQNGDRKVSLADLIVLGGCAAVEKAAKDAGFTVTVPFRPGRTDAAQEQTDVESFEYLQPRADGFRNYVRAGGKLQPETLLLDKAYLLGLSAPEMTALVGGMRALGTNVGGSSHGVLTDSPQVLTNDFFVNLLSPGTRWKASEDEENVYEISDVATGELKWTATPVDLVFGSNSQLRALAEVYASDDAKEKFVNDFVAAWVKVMELDRFDLR
- a CDS encoding GNAT family N-acetyltransferase — encoded protein: MTHNHAPAVDFPDLRWRPIGEGDLDSWAALIARTAAAERPVWFERRADLEQIMESKNNPVGSNTVLGLDADGVPRGYARLTKNRDGAKAHGFCAVDPQWQRRGVGSALLSWLEARTRQRFAEDSGAGSGRGSGSGSGSESPDRAAPVPRLRIFIEQKQQHQCALLEESGYQVVRYYNEMHRPLSAPLPEAPLDHGLELVPMESGLSEAVRLAHNQVFADHWGSEPRDEEAWGFVVNDPLARPDLSAVVLAISTGEVVGYQLASHDPETAVTRGFTEGYTDLLGVRREFRGRGIAQALLADAMRRFAAAGMDKASLDVDSENPTGAMALYRKMGYAPVNTSRAWDKVL